TGGCCTCCCTTCTTCACGAGGGGAGACTGAGGTCCGTGATAATGGCCGACATAGCCCACCACTTGCTCAAGAAGAACGAGGTTGAAAGGGCCATAGACACCGCCATTGAGGTTAAAGACCCGAAGTTTTCATCGATACTCGTCTCTGAGATTCTCCTCAAAGCCCTTGAGAACGAGATTGAGGGGAAGGTGGTACCGTGGAACGGCTCAAGACACTGATAGGGCCCAGGAAGAACCGGGTGGACTTCATAACCGGGTTGATAACCCTTCTGCTGTCTGACGGGGAGCTTTATTCCGATGAGGTCCTTTTCAGGGATGCCGTCGAGGAGATATACCAGACACTTCGGTCTGAGGTTCTGGATCGGAAGAGAGGGGAGCTTGCCGATGCTTACGAGACGGCGGTCCTCCTCCGGGCGGCCATCTCTGGAAAGTCCATGAATCCTGAAAGGCTTCTCGTTGAGATAGGGCGAAAGCTCAGCGAGGCGAGGTGAATGCTCTTCACGTTTGAGGTTCGCACGGAGGAGAGGTTCCAGGTGGTCGATGTAACCCGGTCGGTTCAGGAGACGGTGTGGAGGGGTGATGTGGCTCATGGGATGGCCGTGGTTTTTACTCCCCACACCACGACGGGTTTGATGATAAACGAATACGAGCCGGGCCTGATTGGGGATGTAGAAGCCAAGATGAAAGAATTGGTTCCGATGGGGGCCGGCTACGCCCATGACCGCATAGATTCAAACGCCCACTCCCACATAATGGCGACCCTCTTCCTCAACCCTGAGGTGGTTATCCCCGTGGACCAGGGTGAGCTTCA
This window of the Thermococcus sp. genome carries:
- a CDS encoding secondary thiamine-phosphate synthase enzyme YjbQ; this encodes MLFTFEVRTEERFQVVDVTRSVQETVWRGDVAHGMAVVFTPHTTTGLMINEYEPGLIGDVEAKMKELVPMGAGYAHDRIDSNAHSHIMATLFLNPEVVIPVDQGELQLGTWQRILLVELDGPRRRRVQVMVCPCPAYPEEGR